GATCCACTGTCCCAGATGGAAATCGCTGACTTGTGCCAGCCTGAATCCCTTGAAGGCGGGGTCGAGACGGGGTAATTTTACGGGTAAGTCCGTGATTTCGATCCAATCCATTTCCACTTCCGTGCTGTATGTGTAGCCCAGTACCTCAAGCGCGGCGACTTGAAGCGATATGACTTCGAGCAATCTGAGAAAATCCCTCCGCGAAATTTTCTTTCTGTCTTTCATCTAACCTCTTGCAGCAATTATTTCGACGTTGGAGAACGTCTCTTACGCGAGGCGGATTACGCGTCCCTCAGCGCGCATTTGCAAGAAGCCTGTTTGGACAATTATACACGGGCGGATGGCCGCCATGAAACGCATCAGACGCAGTTCGGGCTGACAGTCCAACTTGCGGCTCTGCGCGTAGCCAGGATAATGAATGCCAATGGAGTGATTCATTTTCAACCGTAGTATCATTGGTTTCATGTCATCCACCAATCCCATCGGCGTATTCGACTCGGGCGTGGGCGGACTGTCCGTGCTGCGCGCGATGCGGGCGTTGATGCCCAACGAGGACGTGATCTTCTTCGGCGACCAGGGACACGTGCCGTACGGGCCGCGTCCGCTGGAGGAGGTGCGCGCCTTCTCGGTCGCCATCACGCGCTGGTTGTTGGACGAGGGCGCGAAGTTGATCGTGGTGGCGTGCAACACCGCGTCCGCGGCGGCGCTGAAGTATCTGCGAGAGACCTTTCCTGACGTGAAATTCGTGGGGATGGAGCCAGCCGTCAAACCCGCGGCGGAGACGACGCGCACGGGCAGGGTGGGCGTCCTCGCCACGCCCGCGACATTTCAGGGCGCGCTGTACGCCTCGGTGGTGGAGAGATTCGCGAACGGCGTCACGCTGCTGCAGGATACCTGTCCCGGCTTGGTGCAGGAGATCGAGAAGGGAAATTTGGACGGCGAGGCAACGCGCCGCATTTTGGATGCGGCGCTGGGGCCGATGCTGGAGAGGAACATTGACACGGTGGTGCTGGGATGTACGCACTACCCGTTCGTGATCCCGCTCATCGAGCGGATTTGCGGAGATTCGGTTCGGGTGATCGACCCGGCCCCGGCGGCAGCGCGGCAGGCCGAACGTCTGCTGGAGGCGGGCGGGACGCGGAACCCGTCCGCGCGGCGCGGCCGCGTCCAGTTCTACACGTCGGGCGACGCGGCGGCGGTCGAGTCGCTGTTGCCGAAGTTGTTGGGGGAGTCGGGGACGGTCGAGCGGTTGGTTTGGACGGGGGAGTCGCCGGGCGTTTTGCGAAGGCCGAACTTTTAATTTGCCTTTTCGATTGGAAAGCCGTTACATTTGTTGAAACGATCTTCAGCGCGAATGTCGCGAATAACGTGAATGAGGCGAATTGTTAAATCCTTTTTTGGACGCGGATTTCACGGAAAAACCCAAAGAAAAATCCGTGTACTTAAGAAGAACCTATTCGCGCATTCGCGTTAAAAATTTTTGTCTCGTGATCCCTCACTGAACGCTGAGCAGAGCCTGTCTCTGTTCCACCGTCTCGCCCTGCTTCACGCGGATTCTCCCCACCGTCCCGTCTTTGGGCGATTTCAATTCGTTCTGCATCTTCATGGACTCGAGGATGACCAGCGTCTGTCCCTTTTTTACCGGGTCGCCCTCGTTGACGGGGATCGCGACGATCAGCCCGGGCATCGGCGCTTTGAGATGGTATTCGCCTGATTCGGCGACTCGGCCTCCCGCCGCGGCGCGCAGGCGCTTCTCGCGTTCGTCCTCGACGGTGAGATTGTACTGCCGTCCGCGCGTCAACACCTGCCAGCCTTCCTCCGTCTCGTAGACGTAGGATTCGTACGACTTCCCGTCAATGATCATCGAGTAGACCGGCTGCCCGTTGACGGAAACGAAGTCCACTTCCAGCAGGCGTCCGTTCACCGAGACGTGATGCTCGTCCGTGATCTCGATCAGGTATTCTTTTCCGTCCAGCGTGGTAATGTATTTCATCGTTCACCTAAAGCCTGGGACCTCATCGGTTCATCCTTTCCCAGCGTCCCACCCATTTCCAGTTGCTGGCGTCGCGCGCCCCGCGGCGCACGATCTGCGCGGAACGTTCCGCCTGCTGGTGCGCCACGAGCGTCCCCAAAATGGCCGCGATCTCAGGGAAGTAATCCTTGTTCTCCGCCAGGCTGTCCATCGAGAAACGCTCCTCGACAAAGCGGGTGTCGTATTGCCCCGCCAGGAAGCGCGTCGAGTCCATCAAACTCTGGTGGAAGGGGATGTTCGTCCGCACGCCGACGATGCGATATTCCTCCAGCGCGCGGCGCATTCGCAGGATAGCCTGTCCCCGCGTCTCGCCCCACACGACGAGTTTCGCGATCATCGGGTCGTAATAGGGCGTGATCTCGAAGCCGGGAAAGACGCCCGTGTCCACGCGGATGCCTGGGCCGGTGGGCAGGATCACCTGCGAGACGCGTCCTGTGGATGGCAGGAAGCCGTTGTACGGGTCCTCGGCGTTGATGCGGCACTCGATGGATGCGCCCGACATGTTGACGTCTTCCTGCTTGTAACTCAGCGCGCGCCCGCGCGCGATGCGGATCTGCTCCTTCACGATGTCAATGCCCGTCACCATCTCAGTGATGGGATGCTCCACCTGCAGGCGCGTGTTCATTTCGAGGAAATAAAAATTCTCGTCCTTGTCGAGCAGAAATTCGATGGTTCCGGCGTTGAGATAGTCCACCGATTGCGCGGCCTTCACGGCCACCGCGCCCATGCGCGCCCGCAGTTCGTCGTCCATCGCGGGGGAGGGCGTTTCCTCCACCAGTTTTTGATGACGCCGCTGCAGCGAGCAATCGCGC
This DNA window, taken from Candidatus Denitrolinea symbiosum, encodes the following:
- a CDS encoding glutamate racemase — encoded protein: MSSTNPIGVFDSGVGGLSVLRAMRALMPNEDVIFFGDQGHVPYGPRPLEEVRAFSVAITRWLLDEGAKLIVVACNTASAAALKYLRETFPDVKFVGMEPAVKPAAETTRTGRVGVLATPATFQGALYASVVERFANGVTLLQDTCPGLVQEIEKGNLDGEATRRILDAALGPMLERNIDTVVLGCTHYPFVIPLIERICGDSVRVIDPAPAAARQAERLLEAGGTRNPSARRGRVQFYTSGDAAAVESLLPKLLGESGTVERLVWTGESPGVLRRPNF
- a CDS encoding acetyl/propionyl-CoA carboxylase, alpha subunit, with the protein product MKYITTLDGKEYLIEITDEHHVSVNGRLLEVDFVSVNGQPVYSMIIDGKSYESYVYETEEGWQVLTRGRQYNLTVEDEREKRLRAAAGGRVAESGEYHLKAPMPGLIVAIPVNEGDPVKKGQTLVILESMKMQNELKSPKDGTVGRIRVKQGETVEQRQALLSVQ
- a CDS encoding acetyl-CoA carboxylase biotin carboxylase subunit gives rise to the protein MVNKVLVANRGEIAVRIIRACRELGVDTVAVYSEADRQALHVRYADEAYLLGPAPSRESYLRLDKIMDIVRKSGADAVHPGYGFLAEREDFAQACADEGIAFIGPKPSAIAAMGDKGVARSTVVKAGVQVVPGTEDVGNLSNEDLLALAPKIGFPLLIKATAGGGGKGMREVRSLEEMPALLMSARREAESAFGDGNVYLEKLVKGARHIEFQILADGQGNVIHLGERDCSLQRRHQKLVEETPSPAMDDELRARMGAVAVKAAQSVDYLNAGTIEFLLDKDENFYFLEMNTRLQVEHPITEMVTGIDIVKEQIRIARGRALSYKQEDVNMSGASIECRINAEDPYNGFLPSTGRVSQVILPTGPGIRVDTGVFPGFEITPYYDPMIAKLVVWGETRGQAILRMRRALEEYRIVGVRTNIPFHQSLMDSTRFLAGQYDTRFVEERFSMDSLAENKDYFPEIAAILGTLVAHQQAERSAQIVRRGARDASNWKWVGRWERMNR